The following are from one region of the Juglans regia cultivar Chandler chromosome 10, Walnut 2.0, whole genome shotgun sequence genome:
- the LOC108987045 gene encoding cytokinin hydroxylase-like: MTTCMAMLVLIITTLLAIFLSLFIKIAHDTLSCYFLNPRRIKKIMERQGVRGPKPRLLKGNILDMASLVAKTTSQDMNSINHDIVGRLLPHYVAWSKQYGKRFIFWNGVEPRMCLTETEMIKEFLSKYSTTSGRSWQQQQGSKHFIGRGLLMANGKDWYHQRHIIAPTFVGDKLKSCAGYMVECTKEILQSLQNAIESGQTEFEIGEYMTKLTADVISRTEFDTTYEKGKQIFHLLTVLQHLCAQASRRLYLPGSRFFPNKYNRQIKVKKMEVERLLMEIIQSRNDRVEIGRNSSYGTDLLGLLLSEMQKKRSSEGGFSLNLQLIMDECKTFFFAGHETTALLLTWTIMLLASNTSWQEKVRAEVKQVCNGTETPSVDHLSNLSLLNMVINETLRLYPPATVLPRMALEDIKLSDLHIPKGLSIWIPVLAIHHSKELWGEDANEFNPERFASKSFTRPGRFIPFAAGPRNCVGQAFAMMEAKIILSMLISRLSFTISENYRHAPVTILTIKPKYGVQVCLKPLNL; this comes from the exons ATGACCACCTGCATGGCCATGTTGGTACTGATCATCACAACTCTCTTGGCCATATTCCTGTCTTTGTTCATTAAAATTGCTCATGACACTCTCTCATGCTACTTTCTAAACCCACGACGcatcaagaaaatcatggagaGGCAAGGAGTGCGTGGCCCCAAACCCCGGCTTCTCAAAGGCAACATCTTGGATATGGCCTCCCTTGTTGCCAAAACTACCTCCCAAGACATGAACTCCATCAACCATGATATCGTTGGCCGTCTTCTCCCGCATTACGTCGCCTGGTCCAAACAATACG GAAAGAGATTTATATTTTGGAATGGGGTGGAGCCCCGGATGTGCTTGACGGAGACTGAAATGATAAAAGAGTTTTTATCTAAGTACAGCACGACGTCCGGCCGATCATGGCAACAACAGCAAGGTTCCAAACATTTCATCGGGAGAGGTTTGCTAATGGCAAACGGCAAGGATTGGTACCATCAGCGTCACATCATAGCTCCGACCTTTGTGGGAGACAAACtcaag AGTTGTGCGGGTTACATGGTGGAATGCACTAAGGAGATACTCCAATCACTGCAAAATGCTATAGAATCAGGCCAAACCGAGTTCGAAATTGGTGAATATATGACTAAGCTCACTGCAGACGTCATTTCTAGAACTGAGTTCGATACCACCTACGAGAAGGGAAAGCAAATATTCCATCTCCTAACTGTTTTACAACATCTTTGTGCCCAAGCATCCCGAAGGTTGTACCTTCCCGGAAGCCG gttttttcccaataaatataacagacaaaTAAAAGTGAAGAAGATGGAAGTGGAGAGGTTATTAATGGAGATAATTCAAAGCCGAAATGACCGTGTAGAGATTGGCCGGAACAGTTCATATGGAACTGATTTGCTGGGTCTGCTGCTCAGTGAGATGCAAAAGAAGAGATCATCAGAGGGTGGATTTAGCTTAAATTTACAACTGATCATGGATGAATGCAAAACATTCTTCTTTGCTGGACATGAAACCACTGCCCTCTTACTCACATGGACCATCATGTTACTAGCAAGCAACACCTCTTGGCAAGAAAAGGTTCGGGCTGAGGTGAAGCAGGTCTGCAATGGTACTGAGACTCCCTCTGTTGATCATCTCTCCAACCTCTCCTTG TTAAATATGGTAATAAATGAAACTCTTAGACTCTATCCGCCGGCAACTGTTCTTCCTCGAATGGCCTTAGAAGATATTAAACTCAGTGATCTGCATATTCCAAAGGGTCTATCAATATGGATTCCAGTACTTGCAATTCATCATAGCAAGGAATTATGGGGCGAAGATGCAAACGAGTTCAACCCGGAAAGATTTGCTTCGAAATCATTCACACGGCCTGGCCGGTTCATCCCTTTTGCTGCCGGCCCCAGAAACTGTGTTGGCCAAGCTTTTGCCATGATGGAAGCTAAGATCATATTATCCATGTTAATCTCGAGGTTGAGCTTCACCATTTCAGAGAATTATCGTCATGCTCCCGTCACTATTCTCACAATAAAGCCTAAGTACGGGGTTCAAGTATGCTTGAAGCCCTTAaacctttga
- the LOC108987061 gene encoding KH domain-containing protein HEN4-like isoform X1, translated as MDGNKRNFFKKHPSIQFKKKGGNKNGKWNNSCREQSSGESHSVDTVYRILCPAIKIGCVIGKGGTIVKALREETRARITVADPVPGSEDRVIIIYSSPDRVSSKQNDDEDSIAEDETEPMEPHCAAQDALLKVHYRIIEEDLFDGMTSGDDNDRNVVTARLLVPNHMVGCLLGKGGDVIQRLRNETGANIRILPADHLPACATSTDELVQIAGKQDVAKRALYEVSTLLHQKACKVKSPLAFPLPVGGQGFHPPGGPMLPPENPMRSHQNPSSHGLPPRPWMEGYGNPHSESVPRGFNGVPPPGPGSEGSAEFSMKILCSAERIGWVIGKGGFSMKQLEHETGATINVPDVSVESDERVIYVSAIEDLWNPRSQTIEAILLLQNKASEYFERGNIITRLLVPASKVGCILGQGGHVINEMRWRTQADIRVYSKDDKPKCAAENEELVQISGNFGVAKDALAEIASRLRVRTLRNAGAETAPVRSAQKFGWGGSIPVGGLPPSGTMGAGSSDRYDPLEVDGHEYEPQSYPVLPAATGYSNVNSALDVKIPNSAIHSVIGSGRSSISHVGEIGGARVKLRDSQVGGTEGVVAIHGSSEHSNAVLSNLQSVMGSAGLDVNSQQNSYQNMNALHGYHQNLNAQQSPYHLSSRQGSYSNINVPHGGYHNITAQQGYQY; from the exons ATGGATGGGAACAAGcggaattttttcaagaaacatCCCAGCATCCAATTTAAGAAAAAAGGAGGCAACAAGAATGGAAAGTGGAATAATTCATGCCGTGAACAATCGTCAGGGGAGTCTCATTCTGTTGACACTGTCTACCGTATACTCTGCCCAGCTATAAAAATTGGTTGCGTTATTGGAAAGGGTGGTACCATAGTCAAAGCCTTGAGAGAAGAGACACGGGCAAGGATTACAGTTGCTGATCCTGTTCCCGGTTCAGAGGATAGAGTGATCATTATTTATAGTTCTCCTGACAGAGTTTCTAGTAAACAGAATGACGATGAAGATTCAATTGCAGAGGATGAAACGGAGCCGATGGAGCCTCACTGTGCTGCCCAGGATGCTCTCTTAAAAGTTCATTACAGGATTATTGAGGAGGATCTCTTTGATGGCATGACATCTGGTGACGATAATGATCGCAATGTTGTCACTGCACGACTATTAGTTCCAAATCACATGGTAGGGTGTCTTCTTGGGAAAGGTGGAGATGTTATTCAAAGGTTACGGAATGAGACGGGTGCAAATATACGCATTTTACCTGCAGATCATCTTCCTGCATGTGCTACGAGCACTGATGAATTGGTGCAG ATAGCTGGAAAACAAGATGTGGCAAAGAGAGCACTTTATGAAGTATCGACTCTATTGCATCAGAAGGCATGCAAGGTAAAATCTCCGCTGGCTTTCCCTTTGCCTGTTGGAGGTCAAGGATTTCATCCTCCTGGAGGTCCCATGCTTCCACCGGAAAATCCAATGCGGTCCCATCAAAACCCCAGTTCCCATGGTCTGCCACCCAGGCCATGGATGGAGGGATATGGAAATCCGCATTCTGAATCTGTACCAAGGGGTTTCAATGGTGTTCCTCCTCCTGGACCTGGTAGCGAAGGTTCAGCTGAGTTCtctatgaaaattttgtgttcaGCCGAGAGAATCGGTTGGGTGATTGGCAAGGGAGGTTTTAGCATGAAACAGTTAGAGCATGAGACAGGCGCCACTATAAATGTTCCGGATGTGTCAGTCGAATCGGATGAACGTGTGATTTATGTCTCTGCTATTGAG GATCTCTGGAACCCAAGATCACAGACCATTGAGGCGATTCTTCTGCTTCAGAATAAAGCTAGTGAATACTTTGAAAGAGGCAATATTATTACCAGGCTTCTTGTCCCAGCGAGTAAGGTTGGTTGCATTCTTGGTCAAGGTGGTCATGTtattaatgagatgagatggagaACCCAAGCAGACATTCGTGTTTATTCCAAAGACGACAAGCCAAAGTGTGCAGCTGAAAATGAAGAGCTTGTGCAG ATATCTGGGAATTTTGGGGTTGCCAAAGATGCCTTGGCAGAGATTGCATCAAGACTAAGAGTGAGAACCCTGCGAAATGCTGGAGCAGAAACTGCTCCTGTTAGGTCTGCCCAGAAATTTGGTTGGGGAGGAAGCATACCTGTTGGAGGGCTCCCACCATCTGGCACTATGGGAGCTGGTAGCTCTGATAGATATGATCCTCTAGAG GTTGATGGACACGAATACGAACCTCAGAGCTATCCAGTTCTGCCAGCTGCTACTGG ATATTCAAATGTTAATAGTGCTTTGGATGTTAAGATTCCAAACAGCGCAATCCATTCTGTCATTGGATCAGGAAGGAGCAGCATTTCCCATGTTGGTGAG ATTGGTGGAGCAAGAGTGAAGCTACGAGACTCTCAAGTTGGTGGCACTGAAGGTGTTGTCGCGATCCACGGTTCTTCTGAGCATTCGAATGCAGTACTGAGTAATCTTCAGTCTGTCATGGGTTCTGCTGGACTAGACGTTAATTCTCAGCAGAACTCCTACCAGAATATGAATGCTCTGCACGGCTACCACCAGAACTTGAATGCTCAGCAAAGCCCCTACCATTTGAGCAGTCGGCAAGGATCCTACTCCAACATTAATGTACCACATGGCGGGTACCACAACATCACTGCGCAGCAAGGCTACCAATACTGA
- the LOC108987061 gene encoding KH domain-containing protein HEN4-like isoform X2 codes for MDGNKRNFFKKHPSIQFKKKGGNKNGKWNNSCREQSSGESHSVDTVYRILCPAIKIGCVIGKGGTIVKALREETRARITVADPVPGSEDRVIIIYSSPDRVSSKQNDDEDSIAEDETEPMEPHCAAQDALLKVHYRIIEEDLFDGMTSGDDNDRNVVTARLLVPNHMVGCLLGKGGDVIQRLRNETGANIRILPADHLPACATSTDELVQIAGKQDVAKRALYEVSTLLHQKACKVKSPLAFPLPVGGQGFHPPGGPMLPPENPMRSHQNPSSHGLPPRPWMEGYGNPHSESVPRGFNGVPPPGPGSEGSAEFSMKILCSAERIGWVIGKGGFSMKQLEHETGATINVPDVSVESDERVIYVSAIEDLWNPRSQTIEAILLLQNKASEYFERGNIITRLLVPASKVGCILGQGGHVINEMRWRTQADIRVYSKDDKPKCAAENEELVQISGNFGVAKDALAEIASRLRVRTLRNAGAETAPVRSAQKFGWGGSIPVGGLPPSGTMGAGSSDRYDPLEVDGHEYEPQSYPVLPAATGYSNVNSALDVKIPNSAIHSVIGSGRSSISHVGEVCCTTLWPISRLVEQE; via the exons ATGGATGGGAACAAGcggaattttttcaagaaacatCCCAGCATCCAATTTAAGAAAAAAGGAGGCAACAAGAATGGAAAGTGGAATAATTCATGCCGTGAACAATCGTCAGGGGAGTCTCATTCTGTTGACACTGTCTACCGTATACTCTGCCCAGCTATAAAAATTGGTTGCGTTATTGGAAAGGGTGGTACCATAGTCAAAGCCTTGAGAGAAGAGACACGGGCAAGGATTACAGTTGCTGATCCTGTTCCCGGTTCAGAGGATAGAGTGATCATTATTTATAGTTCTCCTGACAGAGTTTCTAGTAAACAGAATGACGATGAAGATTCAATTGCAGAGGATGAAACGGAGCCGATGGAGCCTCACTGTGCTGCCCAGGATGCTCTCTTAAAAGTTCATTACAGGATTATTGAGGAGGATCTCTTTGATGGCATGACATCTGGTGACGATAATGATCGCAATGTTGTCACTGCACGACTATTAGTTCCAAATCACATGGTAGGGTGTCTTCTTGGGAAAGGTGGAGATGTTATTCAAAGGTTACGGAATGAGACGGGTGCAAATATACGCATTTTACCTGCAGATCATCTTCCTGCATGTGCTACGAGCACTGATGAATTGGTGCAG ATAGCTGGAAAACAAGATGTGGCAAAGAGAGCACTTTATGAAGTATCGACTCTATTGCATCAGAAGGCATGCAAGGTAAAATCTCCGCTGGCTTTCCCTTTGCCTGTTGGAGGTCAAGGATTTCATCCTCCTGGAGGTCCCATGCTTCCACCGGAAAATCCAATGCGGTCCCATCAAAACCCCAGTTCCCATGGTCTGCCACCCAGGCCATGGATGGAGGGATATGGAAATCCGCATTCTGAATCTGTACCAAGGGGTTTCAATGGTGTTCCTCCTCCTGGACCTGGTAGCGAAGGTTCAGCTGAGTTCtctatgaaaattttgtgttcaGCCGAGAGAATCGGTTGGGTGATTGGCAAGGGAGGTTTTAGCATGAAACAGTTAGAGCATGAGACAGGCGCCACTATAAATGTTCCGGATGTGTCAGTCGAATCGGATGAACGTGTGATTTATGTCTCTGCTATTGAG GATCTCTGGAACCCAAGATCACAGACCATTGAGGCGATTCTTCTGCTTCAGAATAAAGCTAGTGAATACTTTGAAAGAGGCAATATTATTACCAGGCTTCTTGTCCCAGCGAGTAAGGTTGGTTGCATTCTTGGTCAAGGTGGTCATGTtattaatgagatgagatggagaACCCAAGCAGACATTCGTGTTTATTCCAAAGACGACAAGCCAAAGTGTGCAGCTGAAAATGAAGAGCTTGTGCAG ATATCTGGGAATTTTGGGGTTGCCAAAGATGCCTTGGCAGAGATTGCATCAAGACTAAGAGTGAGAACCCTGCGAAATGCTGGAGCAGAAACTGCTCCTGTTAGGTCTGCCCAGAAATTTGGTTGGGGAGGAAGCATACCTGTTGGAGGGCTCCCACCATCTGGCACTATGGGAGCTGGTAGCTCTGATAGATATGATCCTCTAGAG GTTGATGGACACGAATACGAACCTCAGAGCTATCCAGTTCTGCCAGCTGCTACTGG ATATTCAAATGTTAATAGTGCTTTGGATGTTAAGATTCCAAACAGCGCAATCCATTCTGTCATTGGATCAGGAAGGAGCAGCATTTCCCATGTTGGTGAGGTATGTTGCACAACCCTATGGCCTATTAGCAG ATTGGTGGAGCAAGAGTGA
- the LOC108987063 gene encoding LOB domain-containing protein 41-like, producing the protein MRMSCNGCRVLRKGCSENCSIRPCLQWIKSPESQANATVFLAKFYGRAGLMNLINAGPEQLRPAIFRSLLYEACGRMVNPIYGSVGLLWSGSWQLCQTAVEAVLKGSPITTITSEAAASDHGPPLKAYDIRHVSKDENSAASSDPHRVKSRCRFKRSVIKPRASKVVLGAVDDSSRDAKLKWDVGCCGQELNGLNGSTSHESSLSHQSSLAPNVEGESKDTESMTSVETVEDSVLFLTEPESIPEPNEQNQESEIPLELTLGFVPVSQTNLVVPVKKRKVESCASGSTGFGACKMELGLNYRGLIQ; encoded by the exons ATGCGTATGAGCTGCAATGGGTGCCGGGTCCTTCGCAAGGGTTGTAGTGAAAATTGCAGTATAAGACCTTGTTTGCAGTGGATCAAGAGTCCTGAGTCCCAAGCCAACGCTACCGTCTTCCTTGCCAAGTTCTACGGCCGCGCTGGCCTTATGAACCTCATCAACGCTGGCCCTGAACAACTCCGACCTG CGATTTTCAGGTCTTTGCTATATGAGGCATGTGGGAGGATGGTGAACCCCATTTATGGGTCGGTTGGGTTGTTATGGTCCGGGAGCTGGCAGCTCTGCCAAACCGCCGTGGAGGCCGTGCTAAAGGGATCGCCAATTACGACGATCACCTCCGAGGCAGCGGCAAGCGACCACGGACCGCCCCTCAAGGCCTACGACATTCGTCATGTGTCCAAGGACGAGAACTCGGCCGCATCCAGCGATCCCCACCGAGTCAAGAGCCGGTGCCGTTTCAAGCGCTCCGTGATCAAACCGAGAGCCAGCAAGGTCGTGCTCGGCGCTGTTGACGACTCGTCACGGGACGCGAAGCTCAAGTGGGATGTTGGGTGCTGTGGACAGGAGTTGAACGGTTTGAACGGGTCGACCAGTCACGAGTCGTCGCTGAGCCACCAGTCGTCTCTGGCCCCGAACGTGGAGGGCGAGAGCAAGGATACCGAGAGCATGACCTCCGTTGAGACGGTGGAGGACTCGGTCTTGTTCCTAACCGAGCCGGAGTCCATCCCGGAGCCCAATGAGCAAAATCAGGAAAGCGAGATACCTCTGGAGCTGACCCTGGGATTCGTGCCGGTGTCGCAAACCAACCTCGTGGTTCCAGTGAAGAAGAGAAAGGTGGAGTCTTGTGCTAGTGGCTCGACGGGTTTCGGCGCATGTAAGATGGAGCTGGGGCTCAATTACCGCGGCTTAATTCAGTGA
- the LOC108987078 gene encoding uncharacterized protein LOC108987078, whose product MNHCNLQQNAFAVGSEEMWSSVSINDLKGPIVCPKPRRVGVLAHNPLRPLRWHMSHQAEVCDTKAGAELLDIILMKEARGAEQSPTQFSSSPPYFYGSPPSRSDNPLAQDARFGDEKLTPISPLSIPSPSGVSSPSSSSRKGGCVRMKYGLKPATVRVEGFDCLNRDRQNSSIPAVA is encoded by the exons ATGAATCACTGTAACCTTCAGCAGAACGCCTTTGCTGTCGGCAGCGAAGAGATGTGGAGCTCCGTTTCAATCAATGATCTGAAGGGACCGATTGTTTGCCCAAAGCCTAGGCGTGTTGGGGTTTTGGCCCACAATCCTTTAAGGCCCTTGAGGTGGCACATGag TCATCAAGCAGAGGTTTGTGATACAAAGGCCGGAGCGGAGCTTCTTGATATCATTCTCATGAAG GAGGCTCGTGGGGCAGAACAATCTCCAACCCAGTTCTCCTCATCACCACCATATTTTTATGGGTCTCCTCCAAGCAGATCTGACAACCCATTAGCCCAAGATGCTCGATTTGGAGATGAAAAGCTCACTCCTATTTCACCACTGTCAATACCATCTCCGTCAGGTGTATCAtctccatcatcatcttcacgcAAAGGAGGTTGTGTTAGAATGAAGTATGGCCTCAAACCCGCCACAGTTAGAGTAGAAGGTTTTGATTGCCTCAACAGGGATCGCCAGAATTCCAGCATCCCTGCTGTTGCGTAG